The DNA sequence CTTAAGCATTGCCATGGGGTCCTCTACAACTACAGATATAAGCAAGCGTCTAGAGGATCTCATCAGTCTTGCAGATAAGGCCATGTATATACAAAAAGAAATTGACCATAAACGCCTTGGTATACCAAGCCGATAATCATTTAAAACAAAGGGTATCGCAAGCGATACCCTTTCAAACTGTAGGCAAATGATTTTGCCGCTATATTTATTTGATTTTTATTTTTATGGTTGCCTTTTTTCCGCATTGAACCACCGCCCTTCCTCTTATTTTTATTCCGAACACATACTTATGTATAAATATCATACCATATATTCATTTTCCATTCAACTTTTCGCAAAATTTATTTCCAAATGACGCAATTGTCTGATTATTATGATGACAAAGTCACCTATTATTTATATTAACTGAAACACCAAAGATTTACGCTTGCACTTTCTCATATTCAAAACCTCCTCGTTTTTATCTCATTTACAGGCATTTTTACGATCGGTTCATCATATCAGCATTGTGTCTGCCCTTTTCGTGCACGAATTGTCACTATATGTGCATGAAATGTCCGTCGATTTGATCAGAACTATGCTATAATGAACTCAGGTCAATGAGTACGCCTGTACAAATGACGATCAACGACCGGCTTATCATATATTGGTTAAGCCATGATAAGGAGTAGATTTTTTGATACATATAGCGATTTGTGACGACAGCAAACAGGAACGGCAGATACTGGCAGCGCTTTTCAAACGATATCAGGAGCTTCATGCCACACCGCTTCAGATTCATATATTTCAAAATGGCTTCTCATTACTGGATGCCATCGATCAAGGAAAACGATTTGATATTACGATCCTGGACATTTTAATGCCAGGAGAAAACGGAATTGAGATTGCGAGAAATATCAGAGCTTCCGGAACAGATACCGAGATCATATTCCTGACAAGTTCTCCGGAATATGCGGTAGACAGCTACGAAGTAAAAGCCCAGAACTATCTGTTAAAACCGGTAACCGAAGAAAAATTTTTTGCCTCCATAGATTCCATTCTTGCCGAACTGGATGAGAAAGATACCGCAAGCTTCATCATTTATACAACAGAGAAGCAGTACAGCCGGATCCGGGTATCCTCTCTGGTCTATGGTGAGGTCACACACAGAACCATCACCTTACATCTGGCAGATCAGACCATGATCTCTGCCGTAATGACCTTTACGGAATTTCAGGATATTCTGAAAACCTATCCGGACTTTATATATCCACACCGTTCTTATGCGGTAAATATGAATTACATTCAATATGTTACGAAAAGCGATATCATCCTGACAGACGGTCAGAAGATTCCGCTTTCCAGAAATAACTACACGAAGATTTCGGAACAGTTTTTAAATTTTGCCTATACAAACTCTTTTGGGAAATAATAAGGAGACAATGATATGAGTTTTCTCTGCGACAGTATTTATTTTATTACCGTATTCCTCTTTGGTACAGTAGCAAGCGTATGTTTTACCGGTGTTCCTTTTAATCGGAAAAACATACTCACTCTGTCTGTTTTCTGTGCCCTCGACGGAATACTTCAGATCATTTCTTTCGCCGTCTTCGGACAGGAGATTTCCCGAGGGCTGTATCCGGTCGTTGTACATCTTCCGTTGGTGCTTTTTCTCTGGCTGATATACAAATGCTCATGGATCACTTCGATCGTCAGTGTCTTAACTGCCTATATGTGCTGTCAGATCCCTCTCTGGTGCGGACTGGCGGTTCGCTTATTTTCTGACAATAAGATCATCTATACGATCGTTTATGTAGGATGTGCCTTTGTAACCTTTTATTTCCTATACCACTATGAATCAAATCTGGCGCAGCATTTTATGCCAAAAGCAAATAAATCCGTCTATATTCTTGGCATCCTTCCTCTCTGCTACTATCTTTTCGATTATGCCTCTACGATTTATACCAATATGCTTTATACCAGCAACGAATTTGTAGTTCAGTTTATGCCGTCCATTTGCTGCATTTTTTATTTTGTTTTTATCTTTTATTATTATCATAAACTGGAAGAACAGGAACAGGCAGAACGCCTGGCAGAATCTCTTCATATGCAGCTTACACATGCTGCCATTGATCTGAATCATATGCGCACCATGCAGACACAGGCAGCCTCCTACCGTCATGATATGCGCCATCATTTTACTTATTTGCAGGCACTTGCAGGAACCGGGAATCTGGATAAG is a window from the Lachnospiraceae bacterium GAM79 genome containing:
- a CDS encoding GHKL domain-containing protein translates to MSFLCDSIYFITVFLFGTVASVCFTGVPFNRKNILTLSVFCALDGILQIISFAVFGQEISRGLYPVVVHLPLVLFLWLIYKCSWITSIVSVLTAYMCCQIPLWCGLAVRLFSDNKIIYTIVYVGCAFVTFYFLYHYESNLAQHFMPKANKSVYILGILPLCYYLFDYASTIYTNMLYTSNEFVVQFMPSICCIFYFVFIFYYYHKLEEQEQAERLAESLHMQLTHAAIDLNHMRTMQTQAASYRHDMRHHFTYLQALAGTGNLDKIQEYIQTAQSDLDAITPKHFCSNELINLLLSAYDTKAESEGISLLVQASIPAELPLSDTKLCAILSNALENALHASIETEEKFIQVQLAERNQTLLIQISNPFIGTVAFQNGLPVSTQAGHGFGTKNIAAIADSYHGQFQFFAKDEIFTVRVLLPLVET
- a CDS encoding LytTR family DNA-binding domain-containing protein encodes the protein MIHIAICDDSKQERQILAALFKRYQELHATPLQIHIFQNGFSLLDAIDQGKRFDITILDILMPGENGIEIARNIRASGTDTEIIFLTSSPEYAVDSYEVKAQNYLLKPVTEEKFFASIDSILAELDEKDTASFIIYTTEKQYSRIRVSSLVYGEVTHRTITLHLADQTMISAVMTFTEFQDILKTYPDFIYPHRSYAVNMNYIQYVTKSDIILTDGQKIPLSRNNYTKISEQFLNFAYTNSFGK